A genomic stretch from Prochlorococcus marinus str. MIT 9312 includes:
- a CDS encoding SDR family NAD(P)-dependent oxidoreductase: MKGLALVVGAGGIGTQLAKDLNESEKDLDVVLCGRKSEFNPFWALDIEDSQSLLQLKNKISNHPSKLRLVVNATGRLHSNSLQPEKRLQHLDIKNMMESFSINAFSPILLAKAIEEFIPKDFDFNFASISARVGSIGDNQTGGWYSYRAAKSAQNQFFKSLSIEWERRFPKATITLLHPGTVDTNLSRPFHKFVPEHKLFSKEKSSQFLINIIKNQTPASSGKFIAWDSSDIPW, from the coding sequence ATGAAAGGCTTAGCCTTAGTTGTAGGCGCAGGTGGAATTGGAACACAACTAGCTAAAGATTTGAATGAAAGTGAAAAAGATTTAGATGTTGTTTTGTGTGGAAGAAAAAGTGAATTTAATCCTTTTTGGGCATTAGATATAGAGGATTCTCAATCCCTTTTGCAGTTGAAAAATAAAATATCAAATCATCCTTCAAAATTAAGGTTAGTTGTTAATGCTACAGGTAGACTTCATAGTAATTCTCTTCAACCAGAAAAAAGATTACAACATCTTGATATAAAAAATATGATGGAAAGTTTTTCAATAAATGCCTTTTCTCCTATTTTATTAGCTAAAGCGATTGAAGAATTTATACCAAAAGATTTTGATTTTAATTTTGCAAGTATAAGTGCAAGAGTGGGAAGCATTGGAGATAATCAAACCGGAGGTTGGTATTCATATAGAGCTGCAAAATCTGCCCAAAATCAGTTTTTTAAATCTTTAAGTATTGAGTGGGAAAGACGTTTCCCAAAGGCTACTATTACATTACTTCATCCAGGAACAGTAGATACAAATTTATCTAGACCTTTTCATAAATTTGTTCCAGAGCATAAATTATTTAGTAAAGAAAAATCTTCCCAATTTTTGATCAATATTATTAAAAATCAAACTCCAGCATCTTCTGGAAAATTTATTGCATGGGACAGCTCGGATATACCTTGGTAA
- a CDS encoding methyltransferase domain-containing protein, which translates to MSESCCNPNTSNKAPNQFDHKDAIQERYGSAALKKESCLCTPVGFNPILLEAIPQEVIERDYGCGDPTKYVQKNDIVLDLGSGSGKNAFICAQIVGEEGKVIGVDQNHDMLSLSRSASKEVTKNIGFNNTEFLEGSIEKLDKLDKDLNPLIADKSVDIILSNCVLNLVSPKSRNNLLRNIKRVLNENGRIAISDIVSNKKVPLRLQNDHDLWTGCISGAWYEPEFISNFKELGFKNLEFVERSTEPWKVIEDIEFRTVTLVGNI; encoded by the coding sequence ATGTCTGAAAGTTGCTGTAATCCAAACACATCAAATAAAGCACCTAATCAATTCGATCATAAAGATGCGATTCAAGAAAGATATGGTTCAGCTGCACTAAAAAAAGAGAGTTGCCTTTGTACACCAGTTGGGTTTAATCCCATTTTACTTGAAGCAATTCCTCAAGAAGTTATTGAAAGAGACTATGGATGTGGTGATCCAACAAAATATGTTCAAAAAAATGATATTGTCTTGGATCTTGGAAGTGGTAGCGGCAAAAATGCTTTCATTTGTGCCCAAATTGTTGGGGAAGAAGGGAAAGTTATTGGAGTTGATCAGAATCATGACATGCTTTCTTTATCTAGATCAGCCTCTAAAGAAGTTACAAAAAATATAGGTTTCAACAATACAGAATTTCTTGAAGGATCAATTGAAAAACTTGATAAATTAGATAAAGATTTAAATCCATTAATCGCCGACAAATCAGTTGATATTATCTTAAGTAATTGCGTTTTAAACTTGGTAAGTCCAAAATCTAGAAATAACCTTCTAAGAAATATAAAAAGAGTTTTAAACGAAAATGGGAGAATTGCAATTAGCGATATTGTTTCTAACAAAAAAGTTCCTTTAAGATTGCAAAATGATCATGATCTATGGACAGGATGTATTAGTGGAGCATGGTATGAGCCAGAGTTTATAAGTAATTTTAAAGAACTTGGTTTTAAAAATTTAGAATTTGTAGAAAGGAGCACTGAACCTTGGAAAGTAATTGAGGATATTGAATTTAGAACAGTAACTTTAGTAGGCAATATTTAA
- a CDS encoding UDP-N-acetylmuramoyl-L-alanyl-D-glutamate--2,6-diaminopimelate ligase, whose translation MRSIKLHKLLDLVGIIPSLDLIDHEINNISFNSKEVQKGTLFLGMPGLNVDGGKYCIEAIENGAEAAIIGSAAKEKIGSIDRERILVIEDNLDYIFGQIVAEFWNRPSRKLKLIGVTGTNGKTTITFLLEYLLKKLGKKTALFGTLLNRWPGFSEVALHTTDFADKLQKKLNAAVEAESEFAILEVSSHSIAQNRISGCEFEAAIFTNLTQDHLDYHSDMESYFQTKRKLFFPPYLNEKDGICVLNHDDHWISKLSSDLEKRSLLVSTKITESEFESDDFFFVTDKKFTEIGSTCIFHTPREKIQLFVPLVGEFNLMNAIQAITILYKLNFSLKDLSKLIQSFPGAPGRMEKIQIDNNDVSRSLPTVIVDYAHTPDGLKKVLQSIKKLCEGKLITVFGCGGDRDRSKRPLMGSIAEEFSDQLFITSDNPRSEEPQKIVNDILMGIKKREKITIEIDRFKAINESIKFAKKKDIVLIAGKGHEDYQILNDKVINFDDRKIAYKLLKEKNKSQ comes from the coding sequence ATGAGATCTATAAAATTACATAAACTTTTAGATTTGGTAGGAATTATTCCTTCATTAGATTTAATCGATCATGAAATAAATAATATTTCTTTTAACTCTAAAGAAGTACAAAAAGGAACTTTATTTTTAGGTATGCCTGGTTTAAATGTTGATGGAGGAAAATATTGTATTGAGGCAATTGAAAATGGTGCAGAGGCTGCCATTATTGGGTCTGCTGCAAAAGAGAAAATTGGATCTATTGATCGAGAAAGGATTTTGGTTATAGAGGATAATTTAGATTATATTTTTGGTCAAATAGTCGCTGAGTTTTGGAATAGGCCTTCAAGAAAACTTAAACTTATTGGTGTTACGGGTACAAATGGAAAAACGACAATTACTTTTTTATTGGAATATCTTTTAAAAAAATTAGGGAAAAAGACTGCATTATTTGGGACCTTGCTCAATAGATGGCCTGGCTTTTCAGAAGTGGCTCTTCATACAACTGATTTCGCCGATAAACTCCAAAAGAAATTAAATGCTGCTGTTGAGGCAGAATCTGAATTCGCGATATTAGAGGTAAGTTCTCATTCTATTGCTCAAAACAGGATATCAGGATGCGAATTTGAGGCGGCTATTTTTACTAATTTAACTCAAGATCATCTTGATTATCACTCAGATATGGAATCATATTTTCAAACAAAAAGAAAATTATTTTTCCCACCTTACTTAAATGAAAAAGATGGCATTTGTGTATTAAATCATGATGACCATTGGATATCTAAATTATCATCTGATCTTGAAAAAAGATCTTTATTAGTCTCTACAAAGATTACTGAAAGTGAATTTGAAAGTGATGATTTTTTTTTCGTAACAGATAAGAAATTTACTGAAATTGGTTCCACCTGTATTTTTCATACACCTAGGGAAAAAATTCAACTTTTTGTTCCACTTGTCGGTGAATTTAATTTAATGAATGCGATTCAAGCAATAACAATTTTGTATAAACTTAATTTTTCTTTAAAAGATCTATCAAAATTAATACAATCTTTCCCTGGTGCTCCTGGGAGAATGGAGAAAATACAAATTGATAATAATGACGTTTCAAGATCTCTTCCAACAGTAATTGTTGATTATGCCCACACTCCTGATGGATTAAAAAAAGTTTTGCAATCAATTAAAAAACTTTGTGAAGGGAAACTCATAACTGTTTTTGGCTGTGGCGGAGATCGTGATCGTAGTAAAAGGCCTTTAATGGGATCAATAGCTGAAGAGTTTTCTGATCAACTTTTTATAACTTCAGATAATCCAAGATCAGAAGAACCCCAAAAGATAGTAAATGATATTTTGATGGGCATAAAAAAAAGAGAAAAAATAACAATTGAAATTGATAGATTTAAAGCAATAAATGAATCTATTAAATTTGCTAAAAAAAAAGATATTGTTTTAATTGCAGGAAAAGGACATGAAGACTACCAAATTCTCAATGATAAAGTTATTAATTTTGATGATAGAAAAATAGCTTATAAATTATTAAAAGAAAAAAATAAATCTCAATAA
- a CDS encoding malate:quinone oxidoreductase, with the protein MTSSKNPTNDNSYFDAVLVGAGIMSSTLALLISEVLPDIKFLIIEKLKAPGSESTGAFNNAGTGHAANCELNYTPLDEKGNLKIDKALSINRSFERSMSLWASLYESGKIDIKKFLKFIPHISFVSGQDNISFLKKRFQKMTDNPEFIDMEFSTSFDEISSWAPLITKDRNPSTQIAATRIGRGTDINFEALTKEYLSLVSLNKNVEIRYKTELVDLKKIDKKQWELEISSEGRKTSIRTGYVFLGAGGKTINYLQKSKIPEAKSYGGFPVSGKWLICEKKDLTEKHNSKVYGKADIGSPPMSVPHLDTRWIDNKKLLLYGPFAGFTTKFLKQSSYFDLFSSIKKNNIFSMLDVGFKNNDLINYLISQSLKNHNSRVDNLKNMMPSANPSDWYLKNAGQRVQIIKKTEGGGSLKFGTEIVNSSDGSLSALLGASPGASTAVSIMVEVLEKSVLLLNDKHNLQKKINDLIYPELSDSENKSIYIKDIKKRNNSIFGFHP; encoded by the coding sequence GTGACTTCATCTAAAAATCCCACTAATGACAATAGCTACTTTGATGCAGTCTTAGTAGGAGCAGGGATAATGAGTAGTACTTTAGCCCTCCTAATTTCAGAAGTTTTACCAGATATAAAATTTCTTATTATAGAAAAATTAAAAGCTCCAGGAAGTGAAAGTACTGGCGCTTTTAATAATGCAGGTACAGGACATGCGGCTAATTGCGAATTAAACTATACCCCTTTAGATGAAAAAGGAAATCTAAAAATAGATAAAGCGCTCTCAATAAATCGTTCTTTTGAAAGATCCATGTCTTTATGGGCCTCATTGTATGAATCAGGGAAAATTGATATTAAGAAGTTTCTAAAATTTATTCCTCATATTAGCTTTGTGTCTGGTCAGGATAATATTTCTTTTTTAAAAAAAAGATTTCAGAAAATGACCGATAATCCTGAATTTATCGATATGGAATTTTCTACATCTTTTGATGAAATTTCATCATGGGCTCCTCTAATAACAAAAGATAGAAATCCATCTACTCAAATTGCTGCTACCAGAATAGGTAGAGGAACTGATATTAATTTTGAGGCTTTAACTAAAGAGTATTTGTCATTAGTTTCCTTAAACAAAAATGTTGAAATTAGATACAAAACAGAATTAGTAGATTTAAAGAAAATTGATAAAAAACAATGGGAACTAGAAATCAGTTCTGAAGGTAGAAAAACTTCAATTAGAACTGGCTACGTTTTTCTTGGTGCTGGTGGAAAAACAATTAATTATTTACAAAAATCAAAAATTCCAGAAGCAAAAAGTTATGGTGGATTTCCTGTTAGTGGGAAATGGCTTATTTGCGAGAAAAAAGATCTAACAGAAAAACATAACTCAAAAGTTTATGGTAAAGCTGATATTGGATCGCCACCAATGTCTGTGCCTCATTTAGATACAAGATGGATTGATAATAAAAAACTTCTTTTATATGGCCCTTTTGCTGGATTTACAACAAAATTTCTTAAGCAAAGTTCATACTTTGACTTATTTAGTTCAATAAAAAAGAATAATATTTTTTCTATGTTAGACGTTGGTTTCAAGAACAATGATTTAATTAATTACCTAATATCACAATCTTTAAAGAACCATAACTCAAGAGTTGATAATTTAAAGAATATGATGCCATCAGCTAATCCCTCTGATTGGTATTTAAAAAATGCTGGGCAAAGAGTTCAAATAATTAAAAAAACTGAAGGTGGTGGTTCTTTGAAATTTGGAACGGAGATTGTGAATTCATCTGATGGATCACTATCTGCTTTGTTAGGAGCATCACCCGGAGCAAGTACTGCGGTTTCAATTATGGTTGAGGTTCTAGAAAAATCTGTTTTATTACTAAACGACAAGCATAATCTTCAGAAAAAAATAAATGACTTAATTTATCCCGAACTATCGGACTCTGAAAATAAAAGTATCTACATAAAAGACATCAAAAAAAGAAATAATTCCATTTTTGGTTTCCATCCATAA
- a CDS encoding NifU family protein: protein MSTETLSLTNENVEKVLDELRPFLISDGGNVEIAEIDGPIVKVRLQGACGSCPSSTMTLKMGIERKLKEMIPEISEVVQVL, encoded by the coding sequence ATGAGTACTGAAACACTCTCGTTGACAAATGAAAATGTAGAAAAAGTCCTTGACGAGCTCAGACCTTTTTTAATATCTGATGGAGGTAATGTAGAAATTGCAGAAATAGATGGTCCAATTGTCAAAGTCAGACTCCAAGGTGCATGTGGTAGTTGCCCAAGTAGTACTATGACTCTAAAAATGGGTATTGAAAGAAAGTTAAAAGAAATGATTCCTGAAATAAGCGAAGTTGTCCAGGTTTTATAA
- a CDS encoding DUF4278 domain-containing protein has product MTTLTYRGKNYVQNKEAAKKQLVELTYRRNVYTNRMDDASSSNEKAELNYRGVNYTK; this is encoded by the coding sequence ATGACTACTTTAACTTACAGAGGTAAAAACTACGTTCAAAACAAAGAAGCTGCTAAAAAGCAACTTGTTGAACTTACCTACAGAAGAAACGTATACACCAACAGAATGGATGACGCTTCTTCAAGTAATGAAAAAGCAGAATTAAATTACAGAGGTGTAAATTACACTAAATAA
- a CDS encoding aminotransferase class V-fold PLP-dependent enzyme: MKNNLRDQIPALKNKYYFNYGGQGPLPKSSLEAMVKTWEIIQDLGPFTNDMWPFIYKEILTTKRIIAQKLGVNSKNVALTENISSGMILPFWGIKVEEGEELLISDCEHPGVVAASREFCRRNKLIFKILPIQKIKNLNDENIILEILKNLNSQTKILIISHILWNFGYKIPLKQISIELKNNRENSYLLVDGAQTFGHIKIEEEVFYSDLYSITSHKWACGPEGLGAIYVSDRFIHETDPTIIGWKSLKKEQGIYEPSDNLFHDDARKFEVATSCIPLLAGLRTSLNLLDEEYPEKEKSEHIKRLSEKLWDELNQLKEIELILDKKYLNGIVSFNIENLENKYEFVKKLGEKKIWIRVLEDPKWFRACVHQMTTEAEIDLLAKEVKKILT, from the coding sequence ATGAAAAATAATCTAAGAGATCAAATACCAGCATTAAAAAATAAGTATTATTTCAACTATGGTGGTCAAGGACCATTACCAAAATCTTCTCTAGAAGCAATGGTTAAAACTTGGGAAATTATCCAAGATTTAGGACCATTTACCAATGATATGTGGCCTTTTATTTACAAAGAAATATTGACCACAAAAAGAATCATTGCACAAAAATTAGGTGTCAATTCAAAGAATGTAGCTTTAACCGAGAATATCTCTTCCGGTATGATTTTGCCCTTTTGGGGAATAAAAGTAGAAGAGGGAGAGGAGTTGTTAATAAGTGACTGTGAACATCCTGGAGTAGTAGCTGCAAGTCGAGAATTTTGCAGAAGAAATAAATTAATATTCAAAATTTTACCAATCCAAAAAATTAAAAATCTAAATGACGAAAATATAATTCTAGAGATTTTAAAAAATCTAAATAGTCAGACTAAGATCCTAATTATTTCACATATTTTATGGAACTTTGGATATAAAATTCCTTTAAAACAAATTTCTATCGAATTAAAAAATAATCGAGAAAACTCTTATCTACTTGTTGATGGTGCTCAAACCTTTGGGCACATAAAAATCGAAGAAGAAGTTTTTTATTCTGATTTATATTCAATAACTTCTCACAAATGGGCATGTGGTCCAGAAGGACTTGGAGCCATTTATGTCTCAGATAGATTTATTCATGAAACAGATCCAACAATAATTGGTTGGAAGTCATTAAAAAAAGAACAAGGAATTTATGAGCCTTCAGATAATCTTTTTCATGATGATGCACGAAAGTTTGAAGTGGCCACCTCTTGTATTCCTTTACTTGCAGGGCTGCGCACTTCTTTAAATCTTTTGGATGAAGAATACCCTGAAAAAGAAAAAAGCGAACATATTAAAAGGTTAAGTGAAAAACTTTGGGATGAATTAAATCAATTAAAAGAAATTGAATTAATTTTAGACAAAAAATACTTAAATGGGATAGTTAGTTTTAATATCGAAAATCTTGAAAATAAATATGAATTTGTAAAGAAACTTGGAGAAAAAAAAATTTGGATTAGAGTTTTAGAAGATCCAAAATGGTTTAGAGCATGTGTACATCAAATGACTACAGAAGCTGAGATTGATTTGCTTGCTAAAGAAGTAAAAAAAATATTGACTTAA